In one window of Halomarina pelagica DNA:
- a CDS encoding sulfite exporter TauE/SafE family protein has product MPAVIALDSIPVIELGSTPVIEIDPATALALAAVALIGGVGITAIGPGGILVTAALFALTTATPATVAGTASATFVATGLLGAVAYLRSGELSARAGRRDALLLSVAGVVGALVGVWLNARLPTAAFGFLLGAVVSLSGALVWWRTRREGDGGDPASHGTVTAIGFGVGVVSGLLGVGGPVLAVPLLVAAGTPMLAAVAVAQVQSVFIASGATAGYLAQGSVSPTLALLVGLPELVGALLGWRLAHAVDVVRLKRALAAVLVALGPYLAVV; this is encoded by the coding sequence GTGCCCGCCGTGATCGCGCTCGACTCGATTCCCGTGATCGAACTCGGTTCGACTCCCGTGATCGAGATCGATCCGGCCACCGCGCTCGCGCTCGCCGCCGTCGCCCTGATCGGCGGCGTCGGCATCACCGCCATCGGTCCGGGAGGCATCCTCGTCACCGCCGCGCTCTTCGCGCTCACGACCGCGACGCCGGCCACCGTCGCCGGGACCGCGAGCGCGACGTTCGTCGCCACCGGCCTGCTCGGCGCGGTCGCCTACCTTCGCTCCGGAGAACTGTCGGCGCGAGCGGGGCGGCGCGACGCGCTGCTGCTCAGCGTCGCGGGCGTCGTCGGCGCGCTCGTCGGCGTGTGGCTGAACGCGCGGCTCCCGACGGCGGCGTTCGGGTTCCTCCTCGGCGCGGTGGTGTCCCTGTCGGGAGCGCTCGTCTGGTGGCGCACCCGTCGCGAGGGCGACGGGGGCGATCCGGCGTCCCACGGCACCGTCACCGCCATCGGGTTCGGCGTGGGCGTCGTCAGCGGCCTGCTCGGCGTGGGCGGACCCGTGCTCGCGGTCCCGCTGCTCGTCGCGGCCGGGACGCCGATGCTCGCCGCCGTCGCCGTGGCGCAGGTACAGTCCGTCTTCATCGCGAGCGGCGCGACGGCCGGCTACCTCGCCCAGGGGTCGGTGTCGCCGACGCTGGCGCTCCTCGTGGGGCTCCCCGAACTCGTCGGCGCGCTCCTCGGGTGGCGACTGGCGCACGCCGTGGACGTGGTCAGGCTGAAGCGCGCTCTCGCCGCCGTGCTGGTCGCGCTC
- a CDS encoding NRAMP family divalent metal transporter, with amino-acid sequence MATDERQSSTGIGIEASVRRFFEKYGLGFVMVASYFGSGSVFIASSAGVRYGYALLWAAVGAVLFGFMAQDMSARLGIFGESLMVFTRRKLGRAGATAVALLLSVGCVAWCLELTAAVGKGVAVLSGGAVGWQPIALLTGLAAIVTGVQSYDRIERVMTVTMFGLLAAYLAVAGASAPAPAAVVAGLVPSIPAPGALTLVAAIIGTTALWPNFFLESILVEEKGWTDAAAIPTMRRDLGLGYLVGGLTTVAIIVSTAAVLRPMGITSLETFITPGRALAQVLGGWALVLFLVGALAAAFNSIVPIMWTPAYMIPQALGHDVTPDDRRFKLLYVALVAVGSLSPLVHAVFGLSVVEMIILFPAYNGVVGLPITALLLFWAVNDDETMGEHDNGLALNAVNVSLVLLAIFLAASSAGDVFGAILSGNF; translated from the coding sequence ATGGCTACGGACGAACGACAATCATCGACGGGTATCGGAATCGAGGCATCGGTGCGGCGTTTCTTCGAGAAGTACGGGCTCGGGTTCGTGATGGTCGCGAGCTACTTCGGCTCGGGGTCGGTGTTCATCGCGAGTTCCGCCGGGGTGCGGTACGGCTACGCGCTCCTGTGGGCGGCCGTCGGGGCGGTGCTGTTCGGCTTCATGGCGCAGGACATGAGCGCGCGACTCGGCATCTTCGGCGAGTCGCTGATGGTCTTCACCCGGCGTAAGCTCGGACGCGCCGGCGCGACGGCCGTCGCGCTCCTGCTGTCGGTCGGCTGCGTCGCGTGGTGTCTGGAACTGACCGCCGCCGTCGGGAAGGGCGTCGCCGTCCTCTCGGGGGGAGCGGTCGGCTGGCAACCGATCGCCCTGCTCACCGGGCTCGCGGCCATCGTCACGGGGGTCCAGAGCTACGACCGCATCGAGCGGGTCATGACGGTGACGATGTTCGGCCTGCTGGCCGCCTACCTCGCCGTCGCCGGGGCGAGCGCGCCCGCCCCCGCCGCGGTGGTCGCCGGCCTCGTCCCCTCGATCCCGGCCCCGGGGGCGCTCACACTCGTGGCGGCCATCATCGGGACGACGGCCCTCTGGCCGAACTTCTTTCTCGAGTCGATCCTCGTCGAGGAGAAGGGCTGGACCGACGCCGCAGCGATCCCGACGATGCGCCGGGACCTCGGTCTCGGCTACCTCGTCGGGGGGTTGACGACCGTGGCGATCATCGTCTCCACGGCGGCGGTGCTGCGCCCGATGGGCATCACCAGCCTGGAGACGTTCATCACGCCCGGTCGGGCGCTCGCGCAGGTGCTCGGCGGCTGGGCGCTCGTGCTGTTCCTCGTCGGCGCGCTGGCCGCGGCGTTCAACAGCATCGTCCCGATCATGTGGACGCCGGCGTACATGATCCCGCAGGCGCTCGGCCACGACGTCACGCCGGACGACCGGCGGTTCAAGCTCCTCTACGTCGCCCTCGTCGCCGTCGGGAGCCTCTCGCCGCTCGTCCACGCCGTCTTCGGCCTCAGCGTCGTCGAGATGATCATCCTCTTTCCGGCGTACAACGGCGTCGTCGGCCTGCCGATCACCGCCCTGCTCCTGTTCTGGGCGGTCAACGACGACGAGACGATGGGCGAGCACGACAACGGGCTCGCGCTGAACGCCGTCAACGTGTCGCTCGTCCTGCTCGCGATATTCCTCGCCGCCTCCTCCGCGGGCGACGTCTTCGGCGCGATCCTCTCGGGGAACTTCTGA
- the panB gene encoding 3-methyl-2-oxobutanoate hydroxymethyltransferase, with product MTTVTDVRAKAGVEPITMLTAYDAPGASLVDGAGVDMVLVGDSMGNAVLGHDSTLPVTVEETLSHTAAVARGVEDALVVADMPFLSFGVEESESVRNAGRMLKEAHADAVKLESGPHTVELTERLVQLGIPVMAHLGLTPQRVNELGGYARQGTSEADAREIVDLARAHEEAGAFSLVLEHVPANLAAHVTDELDIPTIGIGAGPDCDGQVLVFHDVVGLSDWTPPFAKPFGDARAEMARALGDYVEAVESGAFPGDEHSHVEEDLEHLY from the coding sequence ATGACCACCGTCACCGACGTTCGCGCGAAGGCGGGCGTCGAACCGATCACGATGCTCACCGCCTACGACGCGCCGGGCGCGTCGCTCGTCGACGGGGCCGGCGTGGACATGGTTCTCGTCGGCGACAGCATGGGGAACGCCGTCCTCGGCCACGACTCGACGCTCCCGGTCACCGTCGAGGAGACGCTGAGCCACACGGCGGCCGTCGCCCGAGGGGTCGAGGACGCGCTCGTCGTCGCGGATATGCCGTTCCTCTCGTTCGGCGTAGAGGAGTCAGAGAGCGTCCGAAACGCCGGACGGATGCTCAAGGAGGCGCACGCCGACGCCGTGAAACTGGAGTCGGGGCCGCACACCGTCGAGTTGACCGAACGGCTCGTCCAGCTCGGGATCCCGGTGATGGCCCACCTCGGACTCACCCCCCAGCGCGTGAACGAACTCGGCGGGTACGCGAGGCAGGGGACGAGCGAGGCGGACGCCCGCGAGATCGTCGACCTCGCGCGCGCACACGAGGAGGCGGGTGCGTTCTCGCTCGTGCTCGAGCACGTCCCGGCCAACCTCGCGGCGCACGTCACCGACGAACTCGACATTCCCACCATCGGCATCGGTGCTGGCCCGGACTGCGACGGGCAGGTGCTCGTCTTCCACGACGTGGTGGGTCTCTCCGACTGGACGCCGCCGTTCGCGAAACCGTTCGGCGACGCCCGCGCCGAGATGGCGCGCGCGCTCGGCGACTACGTCGAGGCGGTCGAATCGGGCGCGTTCCCCGGCGACGAGCACAGCCACGTCGAGGAGGACCTCGAGCACCTGTACTGA
- a CDS encoding DUF5822 domain-containing protein, which produces MQTTFVATIVVGAPVVAALSLFGPPLETWGQRAEFAVRVGALVWVCTAAGVYLYARRNHGRRQT; this is translated from the coding sequence ATGCAGACGACGTTCGTGGCCACCATCGTCGTCGGCGCGCCCGTGGTGGCCGCCCTCTCGCTGTTCGGACCGCCGCTCGAGACGTGGGGCCAGCGCGCCGAGTTCGCCGTCCGCGTCGGCGCGCTCGTCTGGGTGTGCACCGCCGCGGGCGTCTACCTCTACGCGCGGCGTAACCACGGTCGACGTCAGACGTAG
- a CDS encoding HAD family hydrolase: MTGYRTDEGSYEAIVFDLDGTLVDLAVDWEVVRRDVATVLGDRGVTVDGHDLWAMLELADETGHRAPVEAAIGEHERRGAHDSDRLTAADDLPLSVPVGVCSLNCEAACRIALDTHGLAEHVDALVGRDSVATEKPHPEPLLTVVTALSARPERTLFVGDSERDELTARRAATDFRYV, encoded by the coding sequence GTGACCGGATACCGTACGGACGAGGGGAGCTACGAGGCGATCGTCTTCGACCTCGACGGGACGCTCGTCGATCTGGCCGTCGACTGGGAGGTGGTCAGGCGCGACGTCGCGACGGTTCTCGGCGACCGGGGCGTGACCGTCGACGGGCACGACCTCTGGGCGATGCTCGAGCTCGCGGACGAGACGGGACACCGCGCGCCCGTCGAGGCGGCCATCGGCGAGCACGAGCGCCGGGGCGCACACGACTCTGACCGCCTCACCGCCGCGGACGACCTGCCGCTGTCCGTCCCCGTCGGCGTCTGCTCGCTCAACTGCGAGGCGGCCTGTCGTATCGCGCTCGATACACACGGCCTGGCCGAACACGTGGACGCCCTGGTCGGCCGGGACAGCGTCGCGACGGAGAAACCCCACCCCGAACCCCTCCTGACCGTCGTGACGGCGCTTTCGGCGCGCCCGGAGCGGACGCTCTTCGTCGGCGATTCCGAGCGGGACGAACTCACCGCGCGGCGGGCGGCGACCGACTTCCGCTACGTCTGA
- a CDS encoding acyl-CoA dehydrogenase family protein, protein MTLTAEQEAIREVVREFAVEEIQPIAAACDREERFPEEVWDGLAELDLTGLTVPEEYGGFDADALTYAIVNEEVAYGTLAVATALSVHCLATSCIAEFGDEQQRERWLPEMVSGRPVGAFCLSEPGAGSNPAEMTTTAEREGDEYVIDGDKQWITNGERAGVYVVFAKTAPDEITQFVVPGDADGLTVGPREDKLGLRASDTTSVSFDGVRIPESCRLTPEGRGLSAALSILTGGRIGIAAQSVGLAQDALDRSIAYATEREQFGEPIAEIQSVQHTLADMHATVESGRQLTREAARKKDAGSADFARAASVAKYVASEGAMDVTNEAIQIHGGYGYTTDFGVERLYRDAKITTIYEGTSQIQKTVIARGLLD, encoded by the coding sequence ATGACACTCACGGCCGAGCAGGAGGCCATCCGAGAGGTCGTCCGCGAGTTCGCGGTCGAGGAGATACAGCCGATCGCGGCGGCGTGCGACCGGGAGGAGCGCTTCCCCGAGGAGGTGTGGGACGGGCTCGCGGAACTCGACCTGACGGGGTTGACCGTCCCCGAGGAGTACGGCGGCTTCGACGCCGACGCGCTCACCTACGCGATCGTCAACGAGGAGGTCGCCTACGGGACGCTCGCCGTGGCGACGGCGCTCTCGGTCCACTGCCTCGCGACCTCCTGCATCGCGGAGTTCGGCGACGAGCAGCAGCGCGAGCGCTGGCTCCCCGAGATGGTCTCCGGCCGGCCGGTCGGCGCGTTCTGCCTCTCGGAACCCGGTGCCGGCTCGAACCCGGCGGAGATGACCACCACCGCGGAGCGGGAGGGCGACGAGTACGTGATCGACGGGGACAAGCAGTGGATCACGAACGGCGAGCGCGCGGGCGTGTACGTCGTCTTCGCCAAGACCGCCCCCGACGAGATAACGCAGTTCGTCGTCCCGGGCGACGCCGACGGTCTGACGGTCGGGCCGAGGGAGGACAAACTGGGCCTGCGGGCGAGCGACACGACGAGCGTCTCCTTCGACGGCGTACGGATCCCCGAGTCCTGCCGGCTCACGCCGGAGGGACGGGGCCTGTCCGCGGCGCTCTCGATCCTCACCGGCGGGCGCATCGGCATCGCCGCCCAGTCGGTCGGCCTCGCGCAGGACGCGCTCGACCGCTCGATCGCCTACGCGACGGAGCGCGAGCAGTTCGGGGAGCCGATCGCCGAGATCCAGTCGGTCCAGCACACGCTCGCGGACATGCACGCGACGGTCGAGTCGGGCCGACAGCTCACGCGCGAGGCGGCGCGAAAGAAGGACGCGGGGAGTGCCGACTTCGCGCGGGCGGCGAGCGTCGCGAAGTACGTCGCCAGCGAGGGGGCGATGGACGTGACGAACGAGGCGATCCAGATCCACGGCGGCTACGGCTACACGACGGACTTCGGCGTCGAGCGGCTCTACCGCGACGCGAAGATCACCACGATCTACGAGGGGACCTCGCAGATCCAGAAGACGGTCATCGCGCGCGGGCTCCTCGACTGA
- a CDS encoding alanyl-tRNA editing protein — MSSRAARDPYTTRFEATVESREGREIVLDRSYFYAEGGGQPADRGTIAGIPVDDVQERDGRVVHVLAGDVDADADGIEAGATVECAVDGAFRTYCMRAHTASHALYGAGRRLLDDLGYGGFGITEEKVRVDFSTPTAIDDATLVELERLVNEVVWDSRSVTWEEYPREEALSRDEVAFNTKTEEGIEGDAVRVVTIDGADGPWDAAACGGTHVSNTREIGPVTVLGRSNPGEGLTRVEFAVGSVGIERRVAEKRAALDAARAAETNVGDLPNAVARLREEREDLRSELAALRKRLVDARIAELREETIERDGRTWLVGEVEGLDANGLADRAQALAGDGADVVALVDGSSLAVATTGDPAAGAVVDGVTDEFGGGGGGSPTVAQGGGLNADGEEVVSFLRGE; from the coding sequence ATGAGTTCACGCGCCGCACGCGACCCCTACACGACCCGTTTCGAAGCGACCGTCGAGTCACGCGAGGGCCGCGAGATCGTCCTCGACCGGTCCTACTTCTACGCCGAGGGCGGCGGTCAGCCCGCCGACCGGGGAACGATCGCGGGGATCCCGGTCGACGACGTTCAGGAGCGCGACGGGCGGGTGGTCCACGTGCTCGCCGGCGACGTCGACGCGGACGCCGACGGGATCGAGGCCGGCGCGACCGTCGAGTGCGCCGTCGACGGGGCGTTCAGGACCTACTGCATGCGCGCGCACACCGCCAGCCACGCGCTCTACGGCGCGGGGCGGCGGCTCCTCGACGACCTCGGCTACGGCGGCTTCGGCATCACCGAGGAGAAGGTCCGGGTGGACTTCTCGACGCCCACGGCCATCGACGACGCGACGCTGGTCGAACTGGAGCGGCTCGTCAACGAGGTCGTCTGGGACTCCCGGTCGGTGACCTGGGAGGAGTACCCCCGCGAGGAGGCCCTCTCGCGCGACGAGGTCGCGTTCAACACGAAGACGGAGGAGGGGATCGAGGGCGACGCCGTCCGCGTGGTCACGATCGACGGGGCGGACGGGCCGTGGGACGCCGCGGCCTGCGGCGGCACCCACGTCTCGAACACGCGGGAGATCGGTCCCGTGACGGTCCTCGGCCGGTCTAACCCCGGTGAGGGCCTCACCCGGGTGGAGTTCGCCGTCGGGAGCGTCGGGATCGAGCGCCGCGTCGCGGAGAAGCGCGCCGCTCTCGACGCGGCGCGAGCGGCGGAGACGAACGTCGGCGACCTGCCGAACGCCGTCGCTCGACTGCGCGAGGAGCGCGAGGACCTCCGGTCGGAACTGGCAGCCCTCCGCAAACGGCTCGTCGACGCCCGGATCGCGGAGTTGCGCGAGGAGACGATCGAGCGCGACGGGCGGACCTGGCTCGTCGGAGAGGTCGAGGGGCTGGACGCGAACGGCCTCGCGGACCGCGCGCAGGCGCTCGCGGGCGACGGCGCGGACGTGGTGGCGCTGGTCGACGGCTCGTCGCTCGCGGTCGCCACGACGGGCGACCCGGCGGCCGGCGCGGTGGTGGACGGGGTGACCGACGAGTTCGGCGGCGGCGGGGGTGGCAGCCCCACGGTCGCGCAGGGCGGCGGACTGAACGCCGACGGCGAGGAGGTCGTGTCGTTCCTGCGCGGGGAGTAG
- a CDS encoding helix-turn-helix domain-containing protein, whose product MAKYSTGGVSSGESDACELCGAEGASLESANVAGAVLQVCPDCRRHGRDDRSSGGGRNRDSDTRRSGERDRKRRAVRNAARMADARKGDSTRWEQGTDYEDDPLPYLVRGYGDRLAEAREEAGLTAAELAGELGVREADVLAVEQGRATSAGIGGSLVAALEERLNVQLAQE is encoded by the coding sequence ATGGCGAAATACTCGACCGGCGGCGTCAGCTCCGGCGAGAGCGACGCGTGCGAACTCTGCGGTGCCGAGGGCGCGTCGCTCGAATCGGCGAACGTGGCCGGCGCGGTCCTCCAGGTCTGTCCCGACTGTCGCCGCCACGGGCGCGACGATCGCTCGTCCGGCGGCGGCCGGAATCGCGACTCCGACACCCGTCGTTCCGGGGAGCGGGACCGAAAGCGACGCGCCGTCCGCAACGCCGCCCGGATGGCCGACGCGCGCAAGGGCGACTCCACCCGCTGGGAGCAGGGCACCGACTACGAGGACGATCCCCTCCCCTACCTGGTCCGGGGATACGGCGACAGGCTCGCGGAGGCGCGCGAGGAGGCGGGGCTGACCGCCGCCGAACTCGCCGGCGAACTCGGCGTCCGGGAGGCCGACGTCCTCGCCGTCGAGCAGGGCCGAGCCACGAGCGCGGGGATCGGCGGTTCGCTCGTCGCCGCGCTCGAGGAGCGCCTGAACGTCCAGCTCGCCCAGGAGTGA
- a CDS encoding DUF420 domain-containing protein translates to MQLQAREHVPALTGVLTIVSLALVFGAVLGYLPTESLPRSRAVLDLIPHVNAVISVAAIGTILAGWRWIRAGRVERHRVAMLASFALFALFLALYLYRVSIEGPTDFPGPDAIHTYLYLPVLAVHVTLAIVCIPLLYYVLLLAATRPWRELPATNHPRVGRIAATLWLVSFALGVVVYLLLYVVY, encoded by the coding sequence GTGCAGCTCCAGGCCAGAGAGCACGTCCCGGCGCTGACGGGCGTGCTGACGATCGTCTCGCTCGCGCTGGTGTTCGGGGCCGTCCTCGGCTACCTCCCCACGGAGTCGCTCCCGCGTTCCCGAGCCGTCCTCGACCTCATCCCCCACGTCAACGCGGTCATCAGCGTCGCCGCCATCGGGACCATCCTCGCCGGATGGCGCTGGATCCGCGCCGGTCGCGTCGAGCGCCACCGGGTGGCGATGCTCGCGAGCTTCGCGCTGTTCGCGCTCTTCCTCGCGCTGTACCTCTACCGGGTGAGCATCGAGGGACCGACCGACTTCCCCGGGCCCGACGCGATCCACACCTACCTCTACCTCCCGGTGCTCGCGGTGCACGTCACGCTCGCGATCGTCTGTATCCCGCTGCTCTACTACGTGCTCCTGCTGGCGGCGACGCGACCGTGGCGCGAACTGCCCGCGACGAACCACCCCCGCGTCGGGCGGATCGCGGCGACCCTGTGGCTCGTCTCGTTCGCGCTCGGCGTCGTCGTCTACCTCCTCCTGTACGTGGTCTACTGA
- a CDS encoding DUF5785 family protein, with protein sequence MADTDWPYDPDSDEGSEGMRKYGQAILAKKVDEEEDFPLRASDFLEEHAGDPIRVNYREVVSVADIFEHLDEAEFETIRDFHEATGRAMREAGYWNFYPDGEDPV encoded by the coding sequence ATGGCGGACACAGACTGGCCCTACGACCCGGACTCCGACGAGGGGAGCGAGGGGATGCGCAAGTACGGGCAGGCGATCCTCGCGAAGAAGGTGGACGAAGAGGAGGACTTCCCGCTGCGCGCCAGCGACTTCCTCGAGGAACACGCCGGTGACCCCATCCGCGTCAACTATCGGGAGGTCGTAAGCGTCGCCGACATCTTCGAGCACCTGGACGAAGCGGAGTTCGAGACGATCCGGGACTTCCACGAGGCGACGGGTCGGGCGATGCGCGAGGCGGGCTACTGGAACTTCTACCCCGACGGCGAGGACCCCGTCTGA
- a CDS encoding zinc-binding dehydrogenase: MSRSLYFTGPTEVAVRERDRPTPGPDELLVESDLTAISTGTELLVYRGEIERAIAADDTIEALSGTFEYPFRYGYAAVGRVVETGDAVDGWEGERVFAFNPHESHFLTTPESVVRVPDGVGTERAVFLANAEAAVNFVMDGRPMVGERVCVFGQGVVGLLTAGLLAAFPLAELVTVEPSARRRDLSRSVGATRAIDPDTGVSVRGALADGECDGADLTYELSGNPDALGAAIDATGYAGRVVIGSWYGTKPVELTLDGRFHRSHVRLRSSQVSRVDPEHAGRWDKERRLDVAWDRLDALRPERFITHRLPVERADEAYRLLDDEPETAVQTVLTY, encoded by the coding sequence ATGAGCCGGTCGCTGTACTTCACCGGACCGACGGAGGTCGCGGTGCGCGAGCGCGACCGACCGACGCCCGGTCCGGACGAACTCCTCGTGGAGAGCGATCTCACGGCGATAAGTACGGGGACCGAGTTGCTCGTCTATCGCGGCGAGATCGAGCGTGCGATCGCCGCCGACGACACGATCGAAGCGCTGTCGGGGACGTTCGAGTACCCGTTCCGGTACGGCTACGCCGCCGTCGGGCGCGTCGTCGAGACGGGCGACGCGGTCGACGGATGGGAGGGCGAGCGCGTCTTCGCGTTCAACCCCCACGAGAGTCACTTCCTCACGACGCCGGAGTCGGTGGTTCGCGTTCCCGACGGCGTCGGCACCGAGCGCGCCGTCTTCCTCGCGAACGCCGAGGCCGCCGTCAACTTCGTGATGGACGGCCGGCCGATGGTGGGCGAACGGGTCTGCGTCTTCGGACAGGGGGTCGTCGGCCTCCTGACCGCCGGCCTGCTGGCCGCGTTCCCCCTCGCCGAACTCGTCACGGTCGAACCGTCCGCCCGGCGGCGCGACCTCTCCCGGTCCGTGGGAGCGACGCGGGCGATCGACCCCGATACCGGCGTCTCCGTTCGCGGGGCACTCGCCGATGGGGAGTGCGACGGTGCCGACCTAACCTACGAACTCTCGGGCAACCCCGACGCGCTCGGCGCGGCGATCGACGCGACGGGCTACGCCGGACGCGTCGTCATCGGATCGTGGTACGGCACGAAGCCCGTCGAACTCACGCTCGACGGACGCTTCCACCGGAGCCACGTCCGCCTCCGGTCGAGTCAGGTAAGCCGCGTCGACCCCGAACACGCCGGGCGGTGGGACAAGGAACGCCGACTCGACGTGGCGTGGGACCGACTCGACGCCCTCCGACCGGAGCGGTTCATCACCCACCGCCTCCCCGTCGAACGGGCTGACGAGGCGTACCGACTGCTCGACGACGAACCGGAGACGGCCGTACAGACCGTCCTCACGTATTGA
- a CDS encoding helix-turn-helix domain-containing protein, giving the protein MVSIGEFHLPLDDFPLGEAIAAEPDVRVDFEQVVPTDDGPIPFFWAWDSGNFDEFAAVVRRSPAIRSLTETARVASGRLYRATWNPASRGIVYALSKADATLLSASGTVDGWQFVIRFPDRSRVRELVEFCTDRGLALDLDRVYTQRDRLERTQYGLTDRQRRTLRTAYDQGYYDEPRGVTQTELARQFDVSQRAISRRLRRGAGRLIGSTITATDEAEALSTASAEGK; this is encoded by the coding sequence ATGGTGTCGATCGGAGAGTTCCATCTGCCGCTGGACGACTTCCCGCTCGGGGAGGCGATTGCGGCCGAACCGGACGTCCGCGTCGACTTCGAACAGGTCGTGCCGACGGACGATGGACCGATCCCCTTCTTCTGGGCGTGGGACAGCGGTAATTTCGACGAATTCGCCGCCGTCGTCCGCCGCAGTCCCGCGATTCGATCGCTGACCGAGACCGCGCGCGTCGCGTCGGGCCGGCTCTACCGGGCGACCTGGAACCCGGCCTCCCGCGGGATCGTCTACGCGCTGTCGAAGGCGGACGCGACCCTTCTGAGCGCCAGCGGGACCGTGGACGGCTGGCAGTTCGTCATTCGCTTCCCCGATCGATCTCGGGTCCGGGAGCTAGTCGAGTTCTGTACCGATCGGGGGCTGGCCCTCGACCTGGATCGCGTGTATACGCAGCGCGACCGGCTCGAGCGAACGCAGTACGGTCTCACGGACCGACAGCGCCGGACGCTCCGCACCGCCTACGATCAGGGTTACTACGACGAACCGAGGGGCGTCACGCAGACCGAACTCGCCCGGCAGTTCGACGTCTCGCAGCGGGCGATCTCTCGCCGACTCAGACGCGGTGCCGGTCGTCTCATCGGCTCGACCATCACCGCGACAGACGAGGCGGAGGCTCTCTCGACGGCGAGCGCCGAGGGGAAGTGA